In Flavobacterium sp. N1736, the following are encoded in one genomic region:
- a CDS encoding SDR family oxidoreductase: protein MSKKVVLITGTNSGFGWLTANSVAALGHKVYATMRDTKGKNADKATALEQIENITVLDVSLTNETSVKNAFDTIIATEGRIDVLVNNAGISMFGVAESSTTEDVQNMFDVNFIAPWRLMKLALPFMRKQSEGLIINVSSGWGRFSAPFTVVYGASKFALEGLSEGLHYEVRPLGVDVAIIQPGAFPTEMSQKIQTGSDTSVVEDYKAIADVPNKLFAAIGQIFETEKPNPQDVADAVVKLINLPKGQRPLRTVVDPSTGEIIETANEAVKVEYEKVLTAYGMKELLA from the coding sequence ATGAGCAAAAAAGTTGTATTAATTACAGGAACAAATAGCGGTTTTGGGTGGCTTACAGCCAATAGTGTTGCAGCATTGGGGCATAAAGTTTATGCTACCATGAGAGATACCAAAGGAAAAAATGCTGATAAAGCAACGGCATTAGAACAGATAGAGAATATAACTGTCCTGGATGTTTCGCTAACCAACGAGACAAGTGTAAAAAATGCATTCGACACTATTATCGCTACAGAAGGCAGAATTGATGTGTTAGTCAATAATGCAGGTATTTCGATGTTTGGTGTGGCTGAAAGTTCAACTACAGAAGATGTACAGAACATGTTTGATGTGAATTTTATCGCCCCTTGGAGATTGATGAAATTGGCGTTACCTTTTATGCGTAAGCAATCAGAAGGTTTAATCATTAATGTTTCGAGCGGATGGGGCAGATTCTCGGCTCCTTTTACAGTGGTGTACGGAGCATCAAAATTTGCTCTCGAAGGTTTAAGCGAAGGTTTACATTATGAAGTGCGACCTTTAGGAGTTGATGTAGCCATTATTCAACCGGGTGCATTCCCTACTGAAATGTCCCAAAAGATCCAGACTGGTTCAGATACATCAGTTGTTGAGGATTATAAAGCCATAGCAGATGTTCCAAATAAATTGTTTGCTGCCATTGGTCAAATATTTGAAACAGAAAAGCCAAATCCGCAGGATGTTGCAGATGCCGTAGTGAAACTGATTAATCTGCCAAAGGGACAAAGACCATTAAGAACCGTTGTTGACCCAAGTACAGGAGAAATTATTGAAACGGCTAACGAAGCTGTAAAAGTTGAATACGAAAAAGTTTTAACAGCTTATGGAATGAAAGAACTTTTAGCGTAA
- a CDS encoding helix-turn-helix domain-containing protein — MTNAPYVARSIADLHRLFFLPAPKHDLITVFDLTNRQCLAHASSSSLVFDFYSIWYKENAGGTLGYGQRAFDFNTGSLTFQAPGQLITVEDHYFSAGWALAFHPDLFRQYSLVQSIKDFDFFSYEVYRALQLTPENEESVNLLVSDIGKETQLGKNSFGEPIIVAQLELLLRMINRFYHNQSSPEQSSGSDLLTAVENEIQKYFNHDAKDLRPLLTVKYLADQLNLTPHHLSEKLKELTGSSALQHIHFNMVEKAKELISISGLTISEVAYVLGFEYPQSFSKVFKNKTGFTPTAFKNSLCTKRSVSLSRKN, encoded by the coding sequence ATGACTAACGCGCCTTACGTTGCCAGGTCAATTGCAGATCTGCATCGCCTATTTTTCTTACCGGCTCCCAAACACGACTTAATTACGGTGTTTGATCTGACCAACAGACAGTGTTTGGCACACGCTTCATCCAGTAGTCTTGTTTTTGATTTCTACTCCATTTGGTATAAAGAAAATGCCGGCGGTACTTTAGGTTACGGTCAGCGTGCGTTTGATTTTAATACGGGTTCTTTAACATTTCAGGCACCGGGACAGTTAATAACGGTCGAAGATCATTATTTCTCGGCTGGTTGGGCATTGGCATTTCATCCGGATTTGTTTCGTCAATATTCTTTAGTGCAATCAATTAAAGATTTCGATTTTTTCTCTTATGAAGTTTATAGGGCTCTGCAACTTACGCCGGAGAATGAGGAATCTGTTAATTTGCTGGTTTCGGATATAGGCAAAGAAACTCAATTAGGAAAAAATAGCTTTGGCGAACCTATTATTGTGGCGCAGCTTGAACTGCTTCTTAGAATGATCAATCGATTTTATCACAATCAGTCCAGTCCTGAACAATCTTCGGGTTCTGATTTGCTAACGGCTGTTGAGAATGAAATTCAAAAGTATTTTAATCACGACGCAAAAGACCTTCGTCCGTTGCTAACAGTAAAATATCTTGCGGATCAGCTCAATTTAACGCCTCATCATTTAAGTGAAAAATTAAAGGAGCTCACGGGAAGCAGTGCACTGCAGCACATTCATTTCAATATGGTCGAAAAAGCTAAAGAATTAATAAGCATTTCCGGTTTAACTATAAGCGAGGTAGCATATGTTTTAGGTTTTGAGTACCCGCAATCATTTAGTAAGGTTTTTAAAAATAAAACTGGGTTTACACCTACAGCATTTAAAAATAGCCTTTGTACTAAAAGGTCTGTTTCACTTAGTCGTAAGAATTGA
- a CDS encoding alpha/beta hydrolase, producing MEHEKKGDLFANAHKYQFDPGISKSFTNFMDSHAPVEKPKGDLQQIKKAGNQLYINMNAHLPLHTHIHRQDFEMKAADDSDIRLRWYSAGKDTVESSAVIFVHGGGRMFGSVELYDRVVADYVHRSGVPFLSVEYGLAPEVYGKAQVEQIYDSILWLKNNASELNVDVNRIAIMGDSGGGGLAAGAAILARDRKIALAKQILIYPMLDYRTTILDENIEPFAFFGYQELGALWQAITGPDPLSDYDLAITSPAVLDNFEGLASTYISVGDLDYFRNENLDYARKLAGAAVPIEFHLHPGAPHGFEIFTPDAPLSARAIADHVRAIRSI from the coding sequence ATGGAACACGAAAAAAAAGGAGATTTATTCGCAAATGCGCATAAATACCAGTTTGATCCGGGGATCAGCAAATCATTTACCAATTTTATGGACAGCCATGCGCCCGTAGAAAAACCCAAAGGCGACTTGCAGCAAATAAAAAAGGCAGGAAACCAGTTGTATATAAATATGAACGCTCATTTGCCTTTGCATACGCATATTCACAGGCAGGATTTTGAGATGAAAGCTGCTGATGATTCTGATATCCGCCTGAGATGGTATTCTGCGGGAAAAGATACAGTAGAAAGTTCAGCCGTCATATTTGTTCATGGCGGCGGTCGAATGTTTGGCTCGGTAGAACTTTATGATCGCGTAGTGGCAGATTATGTACACAGGTCAGGAGTTCCTTTTTTATCTGTTGAATATGGTCTTGCGCCGGAAGTTTATGGAAAAGCACAGGTAGAGCAGATATATGATTCTATTTTGTGGCTCAAAAATAATGCAAGCGAACTAAATGTGGATGTTAACAGAATCGCAATAATGGGTGACAGCGGCGGAGGCGGATTAGCTGCCGGAGCTGCTATACTTGCACGTGATCGAAAAATAGCACTCGCAAAACAGATTCTAATTTATCCGATGCTTGATTACCGTACTACTATTCTTGATGAAAACATAGAACCTTTCGCTTTTTTTGGCTATCAGGAGTTGGGCGCTTTGTGGCAGGCAATCACAGGTCCGGATCCGTTAAGCGATTATGACCTTGCAATTACCTCACCGGCTGTGCTGGATAATTTTGAAGGATTGGCGTCAACCTATATTTCAGTAGGTGATCTTGACTATTTTAGAAATGAAAATTTAGATTATGCACGTAAATTAGCCGGAGCGGCAGTACCAATTGAATTTCATTTACATCCGGGCGCTCCTCATGGTTTTGAGATTTTTACGCCTGATGCGCCATTATCTGCACGTGCTATTGCCGATCACGTAAGAGCAATCAGATCAATTTAA